In one window of Escherichia coli DSM 30083 = JCM 1649 = ATCC 11775 DNA:
- the glnB gene encoding nitrogen regulatory protein P-II — MKKIDAIIKPFKLDDVREALAEVGITGMTVTEVKGFGRQKGHTELYRGAEYMVDFLPKVKIEIVVPDDIVDTCVDTIIRTAQTGKIGDGKIFVFDVARVIRIRTGEEDDAAI; from the coding sequence ATGAAAAAGATTGATGCGATTATTAAACCCTTCAAGCTGGACGATGTCCGCGAAGCACTGGCTGAAGTCGGTATTACCGGCATGACGGTCACTGAGGTGAAAGGTTTTGGCCGCCAGAAAGGCCATACCGAGCTGTACCGCGGTGCGGAGTATATGGTGGATTTTCTGCCGAAAGTGAAAATTGAGATTGTCGTACCGGACGACATTGTCGATACCTGTGTCGATACCATTATTCGCACGGCGCAAACTGGCAAAATCGGTGACGGTAAAATCTTCGTCTTCGACGTGGCACGGGTCATTCGCATCCGTACCGGTGAAGAGGACGACGCGGCAATTTAA
- the hmpA gene encoding NO-inducible flavohemoprotein produces the protein MLDAQTIATVKATIPLLVETGPKLTAHFYDRMFTHNPELKEIFNMSNQRNGDQREALFNAIAAYASNIENLPALLPAVEKIAQKHTSFQIKPEQYNIVGEHLLATLDEMFSPGQEVLDAWGKAYGVLANVFINREAEIYNENASKAGGWEGTRDFRIVAKTPRSALITSFELEPVDGGAVAEYRPGQYLGVWLKPEGFPHQEIRQYSLTRKPDGKGYRIAVKREEGGQVSNWLHNHANVGDVVKLVAPAGDFFMAVADDTPVTLISAGVGQTPMLAMLDTLAKAGHTAQVNWFHAAENGDVHAFADEVKELGQSLPRFTAHTWYRQPNEADRAKGQFDSEGLMDLSKLEGAFSDPTMQFYLCGPVGFMQFAAKQLVDLGVKQENIHYECFGPHKVL, from the coding sequence ATGCTTGACGCTCAAACCATCGCTACAGTAAAAGCCACCATCCCTTTACTGGTGGAAACGGGACCAAAGTTAACCGCCCATTTCTACGACCGTATGTTTACTCATAACCCAGAACTCAAAGAAATTTTTAACATGAGTAACCAGCGTAATGGCGATCAACGTGAAGCCCTGTTTAACGCTATTGCCGCCTACGCCAGCAATATTGAAAACCTGCCTGCGCTGCTGCCAGCGGTAGAAAAAATCGCGCAGAAGCACACCAGTTTCCAGATCAAACCGGAACAGTACAACATCGTCGGTGAACACCTGTTGGCAACGCTGGACGAAATGTTCAGCCCGGGGCAGGAAGTGCTGGACGCGTGGGGTAAAGCCTATGGCGTCCTGGCTAATGTATTTATCAATCGCGAGGCGGAAATCTATAACGAAAACGCCAGCAAAGCCGGTGGTTGGGAAGGTACTCGCGATTTCCGCATTGTGGCTAAAACACCACGCAGCGCACTTATCACCAGCTTCGAACTGGAGCCGGTCGACGGTGGCGCAGTGGCAGAATACCGTCCGGGGCAATATCTCGGCGTCTGGCTGAAGCCGGAAGGTTTCCCGCATCAGGAAATTCGTCAGTACTCTTTGACTCGCAAACCGGATGGCAAAGGCTATCGTATTGCGGTGAAACGCGAAGAGGGTGGGCAGGTATCCAACTGGCTGCACAATCACGCCAATGTTGGCGATGTCGTGAAACTGGTCGCTCCGGCAGGTGATTTCTTTATGGCTGTCGCAGATGACACACCAGTGACGTTAATCTCTGCCGGTGTCGGTCAAACGCCAATGCTGGCAATGCTCGACACGCTGGCAAAAGCAGGCCACACAGCACAAGTGAACTGGTTCCATGCGGCAGAAAATGGCGATGTTCACGCCTTTGCCGATGAAGTTAAGGAACTGGGTCAATCACTGCCACGCTTTACCGCACACACCTGGTATCGTCAGCCGAATGAAGCCGATCGCGCTAAAGGTCAGTTTGATAGCGAAGGTCTGATGGATTTGAGCAAACTGGAAGGTGCGTTCAGCGATCCGACAATGCAGTTCTATCTCTGCGGCCCGGTTGGCTTCATGCAGTTTGCCGCGAAACAGTTAGTGGATCTGGGCGTGAAACAGGAAAACATTCATTACGAATGCTTTGGCCCGCATAAGGTGCTGTGA
- the glyA gene encoding serine hydroxymethyltransferase, which translates to MLKREMNIADYDAELWQAMEQEKVRQEEHIELIASENYTSPRVMQAQGSQLTNKYAEGYPGKRYYGGCEYVDIVEQLAIDRAKELFGADYANVQPHSGSQANFAVYTALLEPGDTVLGMNLAHGGHLTHGSPVNFSGKLYNIVPYGIDATGHIDYADLEKQAKEHKPKMIIGGFSAYSGVVDWAKMREIADSIGAYLFVDMAHVAGLVAAGVYPNPVPHAHVVTTTTHKTLAGPRGGLILAKGGSEELYKKLNSAVFPGGQGGPLMHVIAGKAVALKEAMEPEFKTYQQQVAKNAKAMVEVFLERGYKVVSGGTDNHLFLVDLVDKNLTGKEADAALGRANITVNKNSVPNDPKSPFVTSGIRVGTPAITRRGFKEAEAKELAGWMCDVLDSINDEAVIERIKGKVLDICARYPVYA; encoded by the coding sequence ATGTTAAAGCGTGAAATGAACATTGCCGATTATGATGCCGAACTGTGGCAGGCTATGGAGCAGGAAAAAGTACGTCAGGAAGAGCACATCGAACTGATCGCCTCCGAAAACTACACCAGCCCGCGCGTAATGCAGGCGCAGGGTTCTCAGCTGACCAACAAATATGCTGAAGGTTATCCGGGCAAACGCTACTACGGCGGTTGCGAGTATGTTGATATCGTTGAACAACTGGCGATCGATCGTGCGAAAGAACTGTTCGGCGCTGACTACGCTAACGTCCAGCCGCACTCCGGCTCCCAGGCTAACTTTGCGGTCTACACCGCGTTGCTGGAACCAGGCGATACCGTTCTGGGTATGAATCTGGCGCATGGCGGTCACCTGACTCACGGTTCTCCGGTTAACTTCTCCGGTAAACTGTACAACATCGTTCCTTACGGTATCGATGCTACCGGTCATATCGACTACGCCGATCTGGAAAAACAAGCCAAAGAACACAAACCGAAAATGATTATCGGTGGCTTCTCTGCATATTCCGGCGTGGTGGACTGGGCGAAAATGCGTGAAATCGCTGACAGCATCGGTGCTTACCTGTTCGTTGATATGGCGCACGTTGCGGGCCTGGTTGCCGCTGGTGTCTACCCTAACCCGGTTCCTCATGCTCACGTTGTTACTACCACCACTCACAAAACCCTGGCGGGTCCGCGCGGCGGCCTGATCCTGGCGAAAGGTGGTAGCGAAGAGCTGTACAAAAAACTGAACTCTGCCGTTTTCCCTGGTGGTCAGGGCGGTCCGTTGATGCACGTAATCGCCGGTAAAGCGGTTGCTCTGAAAGAAGCAATGGAACCTGAGTTCAAAACTTACCAGCAGCAGGTCGCGAAAAACGCCAAAGCGATGGTAGAAGTGTTCCTCGAACGTGGCTACAAAGTGGTTTCTGGTGGTACTGATAACCACCTGTTCCTGGTTGATCTGGTTGATAAAAACCTGACCGGTAAAGAAGCAGACGCCGCTCTGGGCCGTGCTAACATCACCGTGAACAAAAACAGCGTACCGAACGATCCGAAGAGCCCGTTTGTGACTTCCGGTATTCGTGTAGGTACTCCGGCGATTACCCGTCGTGGCTTTAAAGAAGCCGAAGCGAAAGAACTGGCTGGCTGGATGTGTGACGTGCTGGACAGCATCAATGATGAAGCCGTTATCGAGCGCATCAAAGGTAAAGTTCTCGACATCTGCGCACGTTACCCGGTTTACGCATAA
- the yphH gene encoding ROK family protein has translation MRACINNQQIRHHNKCVILELLYRQKRANKSTLARLAQISIPAVSNILQELESEKRVVNIDDESQTRGHSSGTWLIAPEGDWTLCLNVTPTSIECQVANACLSPKGEFEYLQIDAPTPQALLSEIEKCWHRHRKLWPDRTINLALAIHGQVDPVTGVSQTMPQAPWATPIEVKYLLEEKLGIRVMVDNDCVMLALAEKWQNNSQVRDFCVINVDYGIGSSFVINEQIYRGSLYGSGQIGHTIVNPDGVVCDCGRYGCLETVASLSALKKQARVWLKSQPVNTQLDPEKLTTAQLIAAWQSGEPWITSWVDHSANAIGLSLYNFLNILNINQIWLYGRSCAFGENWLNTIIRQTGFNPFDRDEGPSVKATQIGFGQLSRAQQVLGIGYLYVEAQLRQI, from the coding sequence ATGAGAGCCTGCATTAACAATCAACAGATTCGCCACCATAACAAATGCGTGATTCTGGAACTGCTGTACCGGCAAAAGCGCGCCAATAAATCAACGCTGGCCCGGCTGGCGCAAATTTCGATTCCGGCGGTCAGTAATATTTTGCAGGAACTGGAAAGCGAAAAACGGGTGGTGAATATCGACGATGAAAGCCAGACGCGCGGGCATAGTAGCGGTACATGGCTGATTGCGCCGGAAGGAGACTGGACGCTGTGCCTGAACGTGACGCCCACCAGCATTGAGTGTCAGGTCGCTAATGCCTGTTTAAGTCCGAAAGGCGAATTTGAGTATTTACAGATTGATGCACCGACGCCGCAGGCGCTGCTGTCCGAAATCGAAAAATGCTGGCATCGCCACCGTAAATTGTGGCCGGACCGCACCATCAATCTGGCTCTGGCAATCCACGGTCAGGTTGATCCAGTGACCGGCGTGTCGCAAACCATGCCGCAAGCGCCGTGGGCAACACCGATTGAGGTGAAGTACCTGCTGGAAGAGAAGCTGGGCATTCGGGTAATGGTCGATAATGACTGCGTGATGCTGGCGCTGGCGGAGAAATGGCAAAATAATTCACAAGTGCGTGATTTCTGCGTAATCAACGTTGATTACGGCATTGGCTCGTCGTTCGTGATTAACGAGCAAATTTATCGCGGCAGTTTGTATGGCAGTGGACAGATTGGTCACACCATCGTTAATCCGGATGGCGTCGTCTGCGACTGCGGGCGTTATGGCTGCCTGGAAACCGTCGCCTCGTTAAGCGCATTAAAAAAACAGGCGCGGGTATGGCTAAAATCACAACCGGTTAATACTCAGCTTGATCCTGAAAAATTGACTACCGCGCAGTTAATCGCTGCCTGGCAGAGTGGAGAACCGTGGATCACCAGTTGGGTTGACCACAGTGCCAACGCCATTGGTTTGAGTCTGTATAACTTCCTCAACATCCTCAATATTAATCAGATTTGGTTGTACGGTCGCAGTTGTGCCTTTGGTGAGAACTGGCTTAATACCATTATTCGCCAGACGGGATTTAACCCGTTCGACCGCGACGAAGGACCGAGCGTGAAAGCGACACAGATTGGCTTTGGGCAATTAAGCCGCGCACAACAGGTACTGGGAATTGGCTATTTGTATGTTGAGGCGCAGTTACGGCAGATTTGA